One window of Actinomycetes bacterium genomic DNA carries:
- a CDS encoding ABC transporter permease: protein MFLALRELKFARGRFLLMGSVVALIAVLSVLLSGMSSGLVRDGISGLRALPATHFAFESGVTGDLFSRSVVQRPTWQGWAKVSGVKASTPYGNLLAHATSQRGDEVDLALFGVEPGSFLAPQPKEGSALSAGSNGVLISQKLLDAGIRVGDTLTVDRVGTKLQVVGTVGEASFGHVGVVLAPLTVWQEVHYGLPGTVPATAYDQATAVALQLAPGTDTAAAAADQQLGTHTITVVTSYAASPGYTAETATMTLIRLFLYLISALVVGAFFTVWTVQRRHEIALVKALGGSSRYLLRDAAAQVLAVLVGATVVGALVGVGLGALIGSGVPFSLEAGSVLASCLLLVVLGLVGALGAVRRVTAVDPLIALGGNR from the coding sequence TCCTGGCGTTGCGCGAGCTGAAGTTCGCTCGTGGTCGGTTCCTGCTCATGGGCTCGGTGGTCGCGCTGATCGCCGTCTTGTCGGTGCTGCTCAGCGGGATGTCCAGCGGGCTGGTGCGGGACGGCATCTCCGGGCTGCGCGCCCTGCCCGCGACGCACTTCGCGTTCGAGTCCGGGGTCACCGGTGACCTGTTCTCCCGGTCGGTCGTCCAGCGTCCGACCTGGCAGGGCTGGGCGAAGGTCTCCGGAGTGAAGGCCTCCACGCCCTATGGCAATCTGCTGGCGCACGCGACCTCGCAGCGCGGCGACGAGGTGGACCTCGCGCTGTTCGGGGTCGAGCCGGGCTCGTTCCTGGCGCCGCAGCCCAAGGAGGGCAGCGCGCTGAGCGCCGGCTCGAACGGCGTCCTGATCTCGCAGAAGCTGCTGGACGCCGGGATCCGGGTCGGTGACACGCTGACGGTGGACCGGGTGGGCACCAAGCTCCAGGTCGTCGGCACCGTGGGCGAGGCCTCGTTCGGGCACGTAGGAGTGGTGTTGGCACCGCTGACGGTCTGGCAGGAGGTGCACTACGGGCTGCCGGGGACAGTGCCGGCCACGGCCTACGACCAGGCCACCGCGGTCGCGCTGCAGCTGGCCCCGGGTACCGACACCGCGGCCGCGGCCGCGGACCAGCAGCTCGGGACCCACACGATCACGGTTGTGACGTCCTACGCGGCCTCCCCCGGCTACACCGCCGAGACCGCCACCATGACGTTGATCCGGCTGTTCCTGTACCTGATCTCGGCGCTCGTCGTGGGCGCCTTCTTCACCGTCTGGACGGTGCAGCGCCGGCACGAGATCGCGTTGGTGAAGGCGCTCGGCGGCTCCAGCCGCTACCTGCTGCGGGACGCCGCCGCACAGGTCCTCGCCGTCCTGGTCGGGGCCACTGTGGTCGGCGCGCTCGTGGGGGTGGGCCTCGGCGCGCTGATCGGCAGCGGGGTGCCGTTCTCGCTGGAGGCGGGGTCGGTGCTGGCCAGCTGCCTGCTGCTCGTGGTGCTCGGTCTGGTGGGCGCGCTTGGCGCCGTCCGCCGGGTCACCGCCGTCGACCCGCTGATCGCCCTGGGAGGCAACCGATGA
- a CDS encoding ABC transporter ATP-binding protein encodes MTAGLQLRGVTLRLGDGDTSVTALDDISMHVAAGELVAVVGPSGSGKSSLLAVAGALIQPTAGTVVVGTHELGSLSDRDRTRLRRERIGYVFQTANLLPSLTAREQLLLVRHLDGRITPADRERADQLLASVGMSHRADRRPHQLSGGERQRVGIARALMTSPDVLLVDEPTSALDHERAHEVVQLLADETHEVGTAAVMVTHDPAILGHADRVLHMSDGRLGA; translated from the coding sequence ATGACCGCCGGCCTGCAGCTGCGCGGGGTCACCCTGCGCCTGGGCGACGGGGACACCTCGGTCACGGCCTTGGACGACATCTCGATGCACGTGGCCGCCGGCGAACTGGTCGCCGTGGTCGGGCCGTCCGGGTCGGGAAAGTCCAGCCTGCTCGCCGTGGCCGGCGCCCTCATCCAGCCGACCGCGGGCACCGTCGTCGTGGGCACCCACGAACTGGGCTCCCTCTCAGACCGCGACCGCACCCGGCTTCGCCGGGAGCGCATCGGCTACGTGTTCCAGACGGCCAACCTGCTGCCGTCGCTGACCGCTCGCGAACAGCTGCTGCTGGTCCGCCACCTGGACGGCCGGATCACCCCGGCCGACCGCGAGCGCGCCGATCAGCTGCTCGCGTCGGTGGGCATGAGCCACCGGGCTGACCGCAGGCCGCACCAGCTCTCCGGCGGCGAACGGCAGCGGGTCGGCATCGCCCGCGCCCTGATGACCTCCCCCGACGTCCTGCTCGTCGACGAGCCGACGTCCGCGCTCGACCACGAGCGGGCGCACGAGGTGGTCCAGCTGCTCGCCGACGAGACCCACGAGGTGGGCACCGCCGCGGTCATGGTCACCCACGACCCGGCGATCCTCGGGCACGCCGACCGCGTGCTGCACATGTCCGACGGCAGACTGGGCGCGTGA
- a CDS encoding helix-turn-helix domain-containing protein, with amino-acid sequence MSPRISAPTVAEHRVRQHAALMTAARALLLEQGAAAVTPRAVGAAAGLARSSVYEYFPTAGDLLAELAVDAFARWTATVRTAVEAEDAGWPRVDAYLRTSLRLVADGEHKMAGALAGAQLPASCRTELVRLHGELAAPLGAAFDELAVPDAELGVALVQGLLDAATREVEAGADVTMVSEATVRLVRHGLRPNPSG; translated from the coding sequence GTGAGCCCCCGCATCAGCGCACCGACGGTCGCGGAGCACCGCGTCCGGCAGCACGCCGCGCTGATGACGGCCGCCAGAGCGCTGCTGCTCGAGCAGGGGGCCGCCGCGGTCACCCCGAGAGCGGTGGGCGCCGCAGCCGGGCTGGCCCGGTCCAGCGTCTACGAGTACTTCCCGACCGCCGGCGACCTGCTCGCCGAGCTGGCCGTGGACGCGTTCGCCCGCTGGACGGCGACGGTGCGCACCGCGGTGGAGGCCGAGGACGCCGGTTGGCCACGCGTCGACGCCTACCTGCGGACCAGCCTGCGGCTCGTGGCCGACGGCGAGCACAAGATGGCCGGCGCGCTGGCCGGCGCCCAGCTGCCGGCGTCCTGCCGGACCGAGCTGGTTCGGCTGCACGGCGAGCTGGCCGCCCCGCTGGGGGCCGCCTTCGACGAGCTGGCGGTGCCCGACGCCGAGCTGGGCGTGGCGCTTGTGCAGGGGCTGCTCGACGCCGCGACGCGCGAGGTCGAGGCCGGGGCCGACGTCACGATGGTCAGCGAGGCGACCGTGCGCCTGGTCCGCCACGGCCTCCGCCCCAACCCGTCCGGATGA
- a CDS encoding pyridoxamine 5'-phosphate oxidase family protein has product MHETPDDLDRLQRLLDASDAAAGTHLRSIITAERRLSAAEVCARLSGKCLLALATVTADCRPIVGPVDGIFYRGSFHFGSSPDSLRLRHIAHRPQVSATHLPGEHLAVTVHGRAESVDVRSSPDAGFRAALLEVYVPQYGPEWEDFLDSGPMYARIKASRMFTFHLDAEPPTG; this is encoded by the coding sequence ATGCACGAGACGCCTGACGACCTGGACCGGCTGCAGCGGCTGCTCGACGCGAGCGACGCGGCCGCGGGCACCCACCTGCGCAGCATCATCACCGCGGAGCGGCGGCTGTCCGCGGCCGAGGTATGCGCCCGGCTGTCGGGGAAGTGCCTGCTGGCGCTGGCGACGGTGACCGCGGACTGCCGGCCCATCGTCGGGCCGGTCGACGGGATCTTCTACCGGGGCAGCTTCCACTTCGGCTCGTCGCCGGACTCGCTACGGTTACGGCACATCGCACACCGGCCGCAGGTCAGCGCGACGCACCTGCCGGGCGAGCACCTCGCGGTCACCGTGCACGGCCGCGCCGAGTCGGTCGACGTCCGGTCCAGCCCCGACGCGGGCTTCCGCGCCGCGCTGCTCGAGGTGTATGTCCCGCAGTACGGGCCGGAGTGGGAGGACTTCCTCGACTCCGGCCCGATGTACGCCCGCATCAAGGCGTCGCGCATGTTCACCTTCCACCTGGACGCCGAACCGCCGACAGGCTGA
- a CDS encoding Mut7-C RNAse domain-containing protein, with protein sequence MDRTVILRIAEPLQLFLAPRRQGTDVEVSWDGEASLGHVVESVGVPLIEVGALRVDGESVPASTRPRPAVPVVVVPADRPQPMPTSRFVLDVHLGALARRLRLLGLDAAYRNDADDDELVAQVLAERRLLLTQDRGLLKRKVLRDGARWAAYVRGSRPDAQLADVLDRFAPPLDPLSRCVACNAVLADVAKADVVDRIPAGTRRRYDDFRGCAACGRVYWRGAHARRLDQILAVGAPQYRRDDARDA encoded by the coding sequence GTGGACCGGACGGTCATCCTGCGCATCGCCGAGCCGCTGCAGCTGTTCCTGGCTCCGCGGCGGCAGGGCACCGACGTCGAGGTCTCGTGGGACGGCGAGGCCTCGCTGGGGCACGTCGTCGAGTCGGTCGGGGTGCCACTAATCGAGGTGGGTGCGCTGCGGGTGGACGGCGAGTCGGTGCCCGCCAGCACCCGACCCCGGCCGGCGGTGCCGGTGGTCGTCGTCCCGGCTGACCGCCCGCAACCGATGCCGACATCGCGGTTCGTGCTCGACGTCCACCTCGGTGCGCTGGCGCGCCGGCTGCGGCTACTGGGGCTGGACGCCGCCTACCGCAACGACGCCGACGACGACGAGCTGGTCGCCCAGGTGCTCGCCGAGCGCCGGCTGCTGCTCACGCAGGACCGCGGCCTGCTCAAGCGCAAGGTGCTGCGGGACGGTGCGCGGTGGGCCGCCTACGTGCGGGGGAGCCGACCGGACGCTCAGCTGGCTGACGTCCTCGACCGGTTCGCCCCTCCGCTGGACCCGCTGAGCCGCTGCGTGGCCTGCAACGCGGTGCTGGCCGACGTGGCCAAGGCGGACGTCGTGGACCGGATCCCGGCGGGCACCCGCCGGCGCTACGACGACTTCCGCGGGTGCGCGGCGTGCGGGCGGGTCTACTGGCGGGGCGCGCACGCGCGGCGCCTCGACCAGATCCTGGCTGTCGGTGCCCCGCAGTACCGTCGAGACGATGCACGAGACGCCTGA
- a CDS encoding MMPL family transporter: protein MTPAGAPIPAYLPVITFAILFGLSMDSEVFIMSGVREEWLRLGDPQRSVLTGLGSTARVVTSAAAIMVAVFAGFAADPLVEVKMIGIALATAILVDAVRMVLLPATMTLLASRAWWLPEWLGRVMPRVELHGAKALPLELDDELDALDELPLQPAR, encoded by the coding sequence GTGACGCCGGCCGGAGCGCCGATCCCTGCCTATCTGCCGGTGATCACCTTCGCGATCTTGTTCGGCCTGTCGATGGACTCCGAGGTGTTCATCATGTCCGGGGTCCGCGAGGAGTGGCTGCGGCTCGGTGACCCGCAGCGCAGCGTGCTGACCGGACTCGGCTCGACCGCTCGGGTGGTCACCAGCGCGGCCGCGATCATGGTGGCGGTCTTCGCTGGCTTCGCCGCCGACCCGCTCGTCGAGGTCAAGATGATCGGCATCGCGCTGGCCACCGCGATCCTGGTGGACGCGGTCCGGATGGTGCTGCTGCCAGCGACGATGACGCTGCTGGCCTCGCGGGCGTGGTGGCTGCCGGAGTGGTTGGGCCGGGTGATGCCCCGCGTCGAACTGCACGGGGCAAAGGCACTTCCGCTGGAGCTGGACGATGAGTTGGACGCGCTCGACGAGCTGCCGCTGCAACCGGCGCGCTGA
- a CDS encoding uridine kinase: protein MDVVDEVAERVLALPSTDRRQVGVDGVDGAGKTVFGDLLATALSSRGVTVVRASVDGFHQPPEVRYRRGRRPPEGFFLDSYDYAAMRTLLLEPLSSGGSGRFVRAVYDVHAEHPVAAVPESAEPDAILVVDGVFLHRPELVGFCDLSVFLEVPFEVAVPRGASRGYGHPDPEHPSNTRYVEGQRLYLERCDPAARAAAVVDHRDLTRSRIR, encoded by the coding sequence GTGGACGTCGTCGACGAGGTGGCGGAGCGCGTCCTGGCGCTGCCGAGCACGGACCGTCGCCAGGTGGGCGTCGACGGCGTCGACGGCGCCGGCAAGACCGTCTTCGGCGACCTGCTGGCGACCGCCCTCTCCAGCCGGGGAGTGACCGTCGTCCGCGCCTCGGTCGACGGGTTCCACCAGCCACCCGAGGTCAGGTACCGGCGGGGGCGCAGGCCCCCCGAGGGCTTCTTCCTCGACTCCTACGACTACGCGGCGATGCGCACCCTGCTGCTGGAGCCGCTGAGCTCCGGCGGCTCCGGCCGGTTCGTCCGCGCCGTCTACGACGTGCACGCGGAGCACCCGGTGGCGGCCGTGCCGGAGTCCGCCGAGCCAGACGCGATCCTCGTCGTGGACGGCGTCTTCCTGCACCGGCCGGAGCTCGTGGGGTTCTGCGACCTCTCGGTGTTCCTCGAGGTCCCGTTCGAGGTCGCCGTACCGCGCGGCGCGAGTCGTGGGTACGGACACCCCGACCCGGAGCATCCGAGCAACACCCGCTACGTCGAGGGTCAGCGCCTCTACCTGGAACGGTGCGACCCGGCGGCCCGCGCCGCCGCCGTCGTCGACCACCGCGACCTGACCCGGTCACGGATCCGCTGA
- a CDS encoding GntR family transcriptional regulator, whose product MVDPSPPALAPLRGTSISLTDQVMAAIRDAVRSGALVPGELYSTYQVADLLGVSRSPVREALVRLADIGMVQLERNRGFRVVLPKPRQIAEIFHLRLLLEVPAARRAAQRPAPELVAALSRELDRMRAAARAHDERPFMRHDQRLHDLILDVSGNERLTGLIEGLRDITRLLGASTVDRSRSLADIAAEHDPIVAAIIAGDADAAAAAQHRHITHTGRLLVAQAVGENADDVDTEELWHEVVGDTDERAATR is encoded by the coding sequence ATGGTCGACCCGAGCCCGCCCGCGCTGGCGCCGCTGAGGGGGACGTCGATCTCGCTCACCGACCAGGTGATGGCGGCCATCCGAGACGCCGTCCGCTCCGGCGCACTCGTGCCCGGCGAGCTGTACTCGACCTACCAGGTGGCCGACCTGCTGGGCGTGTCGCGCAGCCCGGTCCGGGAGGCGCTGGTGCGGCTGGCCGACATCGGCATGGTCCAGCTCGAGCGCAACCGCGGGTTCCGTGTCGTCCTGCCCAAGCCACGGCAGATCGCCGAGATCTTCCACCTGAGGCTGCTGCTGGAGGTGCCAGCCGCCCGCCGGGCCGCCCAGCGACCGGCGCCGGAGCTGGTGGCCGCGCTGTCCCGGGAGCTGGACCGGATGCGGGCGGCCGCGCGGGCCCACGACGAGCGGCCGTTCATGCGGCACGACCAGCGGCTGCACGACCTGATCCTGGACGTGTCCGGCAACGAGCGGCTCACCGGCCTGATCGAAGGCCTGCGCGACATCACCCGGCTGCTCGGCGCCTCCACCGTGGACCGGTCGCGGTCGCTGGCCGACATCGCCGCCGAGCACGACCCGATCGTGGCCGCCATCATCGCCGGGGACGCGGACGCCGCGGCGGCGGCGCAGCACCGGCACATCACGCACACCGGCCGGCTGCTGGTCGCCCAGGCGGTCGGTGAGAACGCGGACGACGTCGATACCGAGGAGCTGTGGCACGAGGTGGTCGGCGACACCGACGAGCGGGCCGCGACCCGGTAG
- a CDS encoding N-acyl homoserine lactonase family protein: MAPSAQTATKVHILDCGSMSCDLTWLLLKPGRSIRARADKDEPVEWYPCTTHCVVVETPEGTLLWDTSCPRDWETRWEPTGLQEFFPYDQATEEQFFDRRLAQLGLTPDYVVLSHLHFDHAGNVRDFAGSNARLVCNDKEKEWAFGFEGGFNGAHLKADYEGLEFETVSGDTEFLPGVTLIEAPGHTPGTMAMKVDLPETGSMIFTSDAVYMGDSYGPPATPAAIVNDLSAFYRSVEKIRGIAEASNATVVFGHDARQLWSMRRSPDGFYA; this comes from the coding sequence ATGGCACCGTCCGCACAGACAGCGACGAAGGTGCACATCCTGGACTGCGGCTCGATGAGCTGCGACCTCACCTGGCTGCTCCTCAAGCCCGGGCGGAGCATCCGGGCCAGGGCGGACAAGGACGAGCCGGTCGAGTGGTACCCCTGCACCACCCACTGCGTGGTCGTCGAGACCCCCGAGGGCACCCTGCTGTGGGACACCAGCTGCCCGCGCGACTGGGAGACCCGCTGGGAGCCCACCGGCCTGCAGGAGTTCTTCCCCTACGACCAGGCCACGGAGGAGCAGTTCTTCGACCGACGGCTCGCCCAGCTCGGCCTCACCCCTGACTACGTCGTGCTGTCCCACCTGCACTTCGACCACGCCGGCAACGTCCGGGACTTCGCCGGCTCGAACGCCAGGCTGGTCTGCAACGACAAGGAGAAGGAGTGGGCGTTCGGCTTCGAGGGTGGCTTCAACGGCGCGCACCTCAAGGCCGATTACGAGGGCCTGGAGTTCGAGACCGTGTCCGGTGACACCGAGTTCCTCCCCGGCGTGACCCTGATCGAGGCGCCGGGGCACACCCCGGGCACGATGGCGATGAAGGTCGACCTGCCCGAGACCGGTTCCATGATCTTCACCTCGGACGCCGTGTACATGGGTGACTCCTACGGCCCGCCGGCGACGCCGGCCGCGATCGTCAACGACCTGTCCGCGTTCTACCGGTCGGTCGAGAAGATCCGCGGCATCGCCGAGGCGAGCAACGCGACGGTCGTCTTCGGCCACGACGCGCGGCAACTGTGGTCGATGCGCCGCTCGCCCGACGGCTTCTACGCCTGA